ATCCTGGTGGGCAGCACCGAGGCCTATGAAGCCCGCTGCCGCAATTGCCACGAAGTTTTGGATTGAGCCATGCCACTCATTATTGAATTCTTGGTCAGGCTGCTCCAGCTTTACAATATCCTGATCCTGGTCAGGGTATTGATGAGCTGGTTTGTTCAGAACCCTTACAACAACAAGTTGTATATCTGGCTGATCAGGGCCACGGAACCGGTTTTGGGCCCCATCCGCAGGATCATGCCCAGGATGGGACTGGATTTTTCGCCCGTGGTGGCAATGCTGCTGATCCAGATTATCGCGCGTTTACTTATCAGTACAGTATAGAGTTTGGGAGGAAAGATGTCTTTATATCCCACAGACATACGCCATCAGGAGTTTTCCGGAGCGATGTTCGGGTATAGCAGAAAGGAAGTGAAGAATTTTCTGGAGCAGTTGGCCAGCGAAATGGAAGATTACCAGCGCCGGCAGGAGAAAGAGATCCAGCGCCGCGACCAGATGCAGGTGGAGGTGAGGCAGGAAGCGATCCAGGCCAGCAGCGCGGTTGAAGATCTCAAGCGCCGCGAGGAACTGATCAGCCGAACTTTGGTCTTTGCCGAGAAGACCAAGGCGGATATCATTGCCAACGCCCGCAAGGAAGCGGAGAACATCATCCATGAGGCGGAACTCAAGGCCAAAAGGGCGATCCAGGAAGCCAAGCAGTATCTGAGCGCCCTGGAGCAGCAATACATCCAGATCAAGGAGCAGAAAAGGCAGTTTCTGATGCAATTCAGAAGCGAATTGCAGACCTTCCAGGACCGCATTGAGAAAGACCCGCTCCTGGCCCGCGAGACCGAGCAACTCCTGGATACCGATTTTAAGCAGATCAAGGAAGAGATAAACCCCAATGCCAAGCCGCCCGTGGAGGATAATCAGATCTCATGAACGGTTCCCATCGCCAGACGGCCGAGTGGCTGAAACACAGGTTGCCAAAGCTTCCCAAGGTGGCGATCATTTTGGGCACGGGGCTCAATGACATTGCCGATAAAGGCTCGGTCCTCTGCTCCATCCCCTATTCCGAGATCCCCGGATTTGTGGGCAGCACCGCTCCAACGCACAAAGGCAACCTCATCCTGGGCGAATTGGGCGGAAAGGCGGTTTTATATCTGCAGGGAAGATTCCATTTTTACGAAGGGCATCCAATGTCCGCGGTGGTATATCCCACGCGCGTCATGGCCTGTCTGGGAGTGGAGACCCTCATCGTAACCAATGCTTCCGGCAGCCTGAGGGAACATCTTGTCCCCGGGTCGATAGTCCTGCTCAAAGACCACATCAACCACATGGGAACGAACCCTCTCCTGGGCGAGAACGATGAGAGCCTGGGCGAACGCTTTCCCAGCCTGAACGATCCCTATGACCCCGGCTACATGAAGCTGTGCCTGGACATTGCCGCCTCAAAGCAGATCACTCTGCAGCAGGGCGTCTACATCGGGGTGACCGGTCCCAGCCTGGAAACCCGGGCTGAGTGCGCCGCTTTCGCTGTCTGGGGAGCTGATCTGGTGGGCATGTCCACCGTTCCGGAGGTTATC
The DNA window shown above is from Candidatus Syntrophosphaera sp. and carries:
- a CDS encoding YggT family protein, which gives rise to MPLIIEFLVRLLQLYNILILVRVLMSWFVQNPYNNKLYIWLIRATEPVLGPIRRIMPRMGLDFSPVVAMLLIQIIARLLISTV
- a CDS encoding DivIVA domain-containing protein, yielding MSLYPTDIRHQEFSGAMFGYSRKEVKNFLEQLASEMEDYQRRQEKEIQRRDQMQVEVRQEAIQASSAVEDLKRREELISRTLVFAEKTKADIIANARKEAENIIHEAELKAKRAIQEAKQYLSALEQQYIQIKEQKRQFLMQFRSELQTFQDRIEKDPLLARETEQLLDTDFKQIKEEINPNAKPPVEDNQIS
- a CDS encoding purine-nucleoside phosphorylase — translated: MNGSHRQTAEWLKHRLPKLPKVAIILGTGLNDIADKGSVLCSIPYSEIPGFVGSTAPTHKGNLILGELGGKAVLYLQGRFHFYEGHPMSAVVYPTRVMACLGVETLIVTNASGSLREHLVPGSIVLLKDHINHMGTNPLLGENDESLGERFPSLNDPYDPGYMKLCLDIAASKQITLQQGVYIGVTGPSLETRAECAAFAVWGADLVGMSTVPEVIAARHAGLKVLAISIVTNYSNLFHSEAHSQSEIRANADKASADLTGIIADFISSLDGA